Part of the Streptomyces sp. NBC_01353 genome, GGTCCACTCCCACTTCAACCAGAGCAGGCGGGAACTCACCCGCCGGCTCATCCGTGCCTGCGAGAACCCGTACGTCGCCGTCATCGGCCATCCCACGACCCGCCGGATCGGCAAACGCCCGGGCATCGACGCCGACTTCGACGCGGTCTTCAAGGCATGCGCGCGGACGGGGACCGCTCTGGAGATCAACGCGCATCCCGAGCGGCTCGACCTGTGCGACGAGGACATCCTGCGCGCGAAACGGTACGGCGTGAAGTTCGCCGTGAACTCCGACGCGCACGCCATCACGCATCTGCCGTACATGCGCTACGGAGTGGCCACGGCCCAGCGCGGCTGGTTGACGACGGACGACGTCATCAATACGTGGCCGCTGACGAAGCTGCGCCGGTTTCTGGGCAAGAGGGGCCTGCGCAACAAGGGCGGCTGAAGCGTGACGCCCGCCGGTGGGCTCGGCGCACGTGCCTTGTGGCACAGGGGCGTTCGGCGACGAGGACGACACTCCCGGGACAAAGCCCCCCGTCGCTCCGTCCCGCATCCTTCACATCTGACTCAGCAGCCCCGATATGGCCTCTGCTGTTACATCTTCACGGAATGGGCACCATGTGGTGGTCGGTCAGTCCGGACGGCTTCTCAGCGGCCTCACGGCCGGATTAAGATTGCTCCGCGTGCCGGTCGACTCGCGGTGTGTGGTGCAGGGAGCTGTTGTCCGTGACCGGTTTCGCATTTCGTCATCGGATCCGTGACTCATGGAATTGGGTGACCCATGCCGCCTCGACTTGTCGGCCATCAAGGCTCTCTGGCAGGACAGAACTATCCGATCGGCGCCACACCGGTAACCCTGGGCCGCAACAGCGACAACAGTGTCGTGATAACCGGGGGGAACGTCTCACGCTTTCACGCCGAGGTGCGTCGCGAGCGCCATGGATTCGTGCTGTACGACAGCGGCAGCAGTAATGGAACGCGGGTCAACGGGGTCCGTGTGACATCGCACGAACTGCAGCCCGGAGATCTCGTCGAGATAGGAACCGAGACGTTCCGCTTCGAAGCGGCCGATGCGATGGAGACCATCCTCGACCTCTCCGTGCTGCGGCCGCTCATTCCTTCCAAGGCGACGCCGGCGGCGGGGCCCGTGCTCAACGTCACGGTTACGGGTGGCGGTCCCGTCGGCCTGAGTTTCGCTCTGCTCCTGGAGCATCTCATGGGACATCGCGTGGCCGTCACCGTGTACGACGGTCGATGGGTTCAGGACGGGGCGAAGGTCGTCTGGAAGAGCGAGGGGCAGGGCAACGTCAGGCGGCAGCAGGTCGTCACCGTGCAGAGCCGCCAGTACCTGAACCTCCCCGAAGAGGTGCAGGGGCGCCTGTTCCGCGGCGACGCCTACTCCGAGATGTGGCCGGTGGGCCCCGATTCGCTCCGTGGCTACAACCCGAGAAACCTGCGGATCGCCTACATCGAGGACACCCTCCTCGAATTGGCCAACGAAAAGCCGGATCGGATTCGCTTGGTGCCCGAGGTGTTCGACCCGGCCGAGTACCACAAGGCCGAGTCCAAGGACCACGTGCTCGCTGTGTGCGAGGGAGGTCGCTCCCGGACGCGGGAGTATTTCACCGACAAGTTCGGCAACGCCGACAAGTCCATCTACTCGCTGCACGGTCAGCACATTCAGGATGTCGTCCTGGGCCTGCGCGTCAAATCGACTCTGACGGACCCCATGACGGTCCTGCTGACCGTGGCTCAGAACCGCTTTCTCCTCAATGCCCTTCGCGGCGAGGGGTTCCTGAACATGCGGCTCACCGATGCCGAGGCCGCAGAAGTGGTCGGTATCGATCCGGTGCGACATGTGTTCGAGGATTGCATCGCCTCACGCCCGTGCGTCATGGGGCGGGACGATCACGGTGACTTCCAGTGCTCGACGCACAGCACACTCTTCCTGCCCGCGATGGTCAGGGGTTCGGCCCTGTGGAAGCGGGTGTTGGAGGGGCTGGCGCTGTTCGGTGTCGCCGAGGGGGACCTGAGCGCCGTCACGGCCTTCCGGCTCGACATGGTGCAGCGGCCCAGGTTCACGACCCGGCTGCGTTCGGCCACGTCGACCACCCCGGGGACCTACGGGTTCCTGCTCGGTGACGCCGCCAACGCCATCCATTTCTGGCCGGGCCGCGGGCTCAACAGTGGACTGGGCTCTGCCATCTCGCTGGCTCGATCCCTCAACGGCGCATGGACCGGAAGGCCGTTCCGGGACGCCGACTTCGCACGCCACGAGGCGGCCATGTCCATGCTCCAGTACCGGCACAAGAGCCGAGCCTGGAACACGATGATCACCACCGACGAGAACGGCGTCAGCTGCGCGATCAAGGAGAAGATCGCGCAGAGCATCGAAGAGTCGGAAGGGAAGGACCTGGACAGGGGCGCGGACACCGACGCGCTCATGGAACGGCTGCGGGGGATCCGCGACCGGTTGTCATCACGCGTTCCCGGCATGCCTGACGACTCGACTCTCCGGGACCACCTGGACACCCTCAACTCCGGCACCCTGCGGACCCTGTTGGAGAGCGGAGCGTGGGACACCCTGATCGTCGGGGGCGAAGAGGTGGACATCGACATCTTCTACCGGCAGGACTCGCCGGCCACGACCGCCCCCAAGAAGGCTCCCGCCGCGACGTGATCACGGAACGGGTGCCGGGGCCGAACCACCCCCGGCACCCGCGGCACGCGCATGAACGTCGTCACCACCTGTGCGTGGGTGAGGGCCTGCCCGGGTGAAACGGGCATCGACCGCCCTCACTCCGTGGCCGAACTGCCCGCGAGTTCTCTTTCGAATCCGGACAGCAGTGCGTCGAGAGCGAAGTCGAAGCGTGCCTCCGCCGCGTCCTCGCCTGCCTCCCCGGCCGCCGCGACCAAGAGTGGGTACGCCGTCGGGTCCAACGAGGCCAGGCTGCCGCCGCCGTCGACACGGCCCACCTGGGCGGCGGCGTGGCCGACGACGAAGCTGGTCAGCGAGTAGAGAACGTCCAGTGTCCTGGGCAGGGGGAAGCCCGCCCCGTGCAGCATCTCCACCGCCTCTTCCAGTGTCCGCAGATTGCGGGGCGTCATGGCGGGCCGGGACAGCAGCAACGGCACGGCGTGCGGATGCGCGCCGAGCGCGGCGACCAGTGCGTGGGCGTAGGCACTCAGGTCCTCCCGCCAGGTGCCGGCACCGAACTTCGGGGGGACCGCCTCGGCGACGACCTGCTCGATCATCCCGTCCAGCAGGGCGGTCTTGTTCGGCACGTGGTGGTAGAGGGTCATGGCCTCCACGCCCAGTTCTGCGCCGAGCCTCCGCATCGACAGAGCCTTGAGCCCTTCCTGGTCGACGAGTCGCAGCGCCGCCTCCAGGACGGCCTGCCGAGTGAGCCCCGCACGCTGCCCGCGAGCCCTCTGGGCCGCCATGGCGCCCCTCCTTCCATGCCGGACCCACCATGGACCGATTGACGATTCTTACGCTGTAAGTATAGCGTCCTGGAGCAGCCTTACATCGTAAGAATCGATGTCGCGAAGGCTCGACGGGGACGAGAGGACGAGTGGACGATGACCATCACCGAGCCCGCCGAAGCGAGGAAACAGCCCACGCGGCCACCGGACGATGCCGGTCCCGCCCAGGCGCAGCCCCCGGAGGGGTCGGGTGTGGCAGGGCTGTTGCGGCCGTACGCAGGGGGCTTCGCCGCCGTGATCGTCCTGCAGGTCGTCGGCGCGGTCGCGGGGCTTGCGCCGCTGCTCGCGGTCGTCGAGCTGGGCCGGCTCCTGCTCGAACCCGGGCCGGTCGACCAGGGCCATCTCCGGCTCGTCGTGGTCGCGGGCGCGGCGGGCCTGCTCGTCAAGCTGCTGCTGACGGCCGCTGCGGCAGGAATCGGGCATCTGCTCGACGGGCGGGTGCAGTTGGCCTTACGCCGGCAGCTGGCCGCTCGCCTGGGTCGCGTGCCGATCGGCTGGCTCGCCCGACGCCATGGCGGTGAGCTGGCCAAGCTGGTGGGCGAGGACGTCGGCGCCGTGCACCCGTTCATCGCCCACACTCCCGGCGAGCTGGCATCCGCCTTCGTCGTGCCGCTGGTGTCGCTGGCCTACCTGTTCACCATCGACTGGCGGCTGACGCTGATCACACTGATTCCGGTGGTCGCGGCAGTGGCGTTGGTCCCGCTGATGATGACCCCGGCTCGGCTGCGCGAACAGGCTGACTTCGACACGGCGATGGCGCGGATCGCACGGTCCGTCGTGGAGTTCGTCCAGGGCATCGCTGTGGTCAAGGCCTTCGGCGGGGGCGAGCGGGCCCACCGTGAGTTCCGTGCCGCCGCCGACGACTTCGTCGCTGTCTTCGGTCGCTGGGTGCGGGGGATCTCCCCGACTGCCGCGGGAATGCAGCTCGTTCTCTCGCCGCCGTTCGTAGTGCTGACCGTTCTGATCGGCGGCGCGGCACTGATAGCCGGCGGGGGGATGGCCCCGGCCGACCTGCTGCCGTTCCTGCTGCTGGGACTCGGACTGACCGCCCCGGTGGCGGCCCTCGGGCACGGCTTCGACGAGCTGCAGGCCGCCCGCCGCGCGGTCGGCCGGATCCGCGACGTGCTCGCGGTGCCGCCGCTGCCGGAGCCGGCCGATCCGATCGCGCCGCGAGGCCACCGGGTGGAGCTGCGGCACGTCCGCTTCGCCTACCTACCGGGCCACGACGTACTGCGCGGGATCGACCTCGTGCTGGAGCCGGGTACGGTCACCGCGCTCGTCGGACCGTCGGGAAGCGGCAAGTCCACGCTGGTCCAACTGTTGCCGCGGTTCGTCGACCCGACGAGCGGCTCGGTACGCCTGGGCGGCGTCGACCTGCGCGAGCTGGGCAGCCGGGAGCTGTACCGGCAGGTCTCCTTCGTCTTCCAGGACGTCCACCTGCTGCGCGCCTCGGTCGCGGACAACATCGCGCTGGCGGTACCGGACGCCGGTCAGGACGAGGTGGTGCGCGCCGCCCGTCTGGCGAACGTCCACGACCGCATCCTCGAACTGCCGCGAGGGTACGAGACGGTGATCGGCGAGGACGCCCGACTGTCGGGCGGCGAGGCCCAACGGATCGCGCTCGCCCGCGCGCTGCTGGCCGACACCCCCGTCCTGGTGCTCGACGAGGCGACCTCCTTCGCCGATCCGCTCACCGAGCGGGCGATCCGCCGCGCCCTGGACACACTGCGGGAGGACCGAACGGTCCTGGTCGTCGCGCATCGCCTGGAGACGGTCGCCGCCGCCGACGCCGTGGCAGTCCTGCAGGACGGAGTCGTCGTCGAGCACGGCACGCCGGGTGAACTGCTCGACGTCGAGGGGAAGTTCTCCGCGCTGTGGCGCTCCGGACACGCGGCGGGCCCACCCGGAGGGGGTGAGCGGCCGTGACGGCGCACGGCCCGGACGATCAGGCGAAGACGAGTCCGCGAACCCCCACCCACCAGCGAGGAGTCGATTCCCGATGATCCGTGTACTGCTGCGCGTGCTGGGCCACCGGTATGCCCGGCCGATGCTCCGCACCCTCGCCCTGATGGCCGCGACAGCGGTCCTGGAGGGCCTGTCCTACGCTCTGCTGACACCGGTGCTGCGGGCACTGCTCGGGGGCGAGCCGGACCACGCCTGGCCCTGGCTGGGCGCGTTCGGGGCCACGGTGGCGGCCTATGCGGTGCTGCGCTACCTCAGTGACCTTTCGGGGTTCCGCGTCGGCACCGCGCTGCTGCGCGGCGTGTACCACCGCCTCGGCGACCATCTGGCCCGGCTGCCGCTCGGCTGGTACGGCGCGGCACGGGTGGGAGAGGTGTCCGTCCTGGCCGGTCAGGGCGTTCTCCGGGCCATGAGCGTGCTCGCGCACCTGCTGGCACCGGTCGTCTCCGCCGCCGTGACGCCGCTGACGATCGTCGTCGTGATCCTCTTCCTCAACTGGCAGTTGGGCGTGGCCGCGCTGTCCGCCGTCCCCGTCGTGGCGGCGATCCAGGTCCTGACCGGACGTTCCGCGGCGGCCGAGGAGGTGGAGCGTGCCGCACGCGACCGCGAGGCCACCGGGAGAGTCATCGAATACCTCCGGGCCCAGGCGGTGCTGCGCGCCGGCGGCCGGACCGCCGAACGCTTCAGTCTCCTGGACGACGCCTTGCGGCAGGTCCAGCGTGCCTCCCGTCGGTCCACGCTGACCGCGCTGCCCGGCGCGTTGGGCCTGACGCTGACGGTGCAGGCGGTGTTCACCGCGGTGCTGGTCCTGGGTGCGTACCTCGCGCTCGGCGGAGGTGTCGGGGCCGCAGAGCTGCTGACGGTCCTGGTGCTGGCCGCACGATGCGCGGATCCGCTGCTGTCGCTGGCCGACCTCGGCGGCAAGCTGCGCGGCGCGCGTGGCGAGCTGGACAGGCTCGACGCGGTGCTGCGCACGGAGCCGCTGCCGCAGGCCCCCGTCCCCGTCGAGCCGGTCGGCCACGGGCTGGAGTTCGCGTCGGTCGCCTTCCGGCACGAGGGGCGTACGGT contains:
- a CDS encoding FHA domain-containing protein; protein product: MPPRLVGHQGSLAGQNYPIGATPVTLGRNSDNSVVITGGNVSRFHAEVRRERHGFVLYDSGSSNGTRVNGVRVTSHELQPGDLVEIGTETFRFEAADAMETILDLSVLRPLIPSKATPAAGPVLNVTVTGGGPVGLSFALLLEHLMGHRVAVTVYDGRWVQDGAKVVWKSEGQGNVRRQQVVTVQSRQYLNLPEEVQGRLFRGDAYSEMWPVGPDSLRGYNPRNLRIAYIEDTLLELANEKPDRIRLVPEVFDPAEYHKAESKDHVLAVCEGGRSRTREYFTDKFGNADKSIYSLHGQHIQDVVLGLRVKSTLTDPMTVLLTVAQNRFLLNALRGEGFLNMRLTDAEAAEVVGIDPVRHVFEDCIASRPCVMGRDDHGDFQCSTHSTLFLPAMVRGSALWKRVLEGLALFGVAEGDLSAVTAFRLDMVQRPRFTTRLRSATSTTPGTYGFLLGDAANAIHFWPGRGLNSGLGSAISLARSLNGAWTGRPFRDADFARHEAAMSMLQYRHKSRAWNTMITTDENGVSCAIKEKIAQSIEESEGKDLDRGADTDALMERLRGIRDRLSSRVPGMPDDSTLRDHLDTLNSGTLRTLLESGAWDTLIVGGEEVDIDIFYRQDSPATTAPKKAPAAT
- a CDS encoding TetR/AcrR family transcriptional regulator C-terminal domain-containing protein; translated protein: MAAQRARGQRAGLTRQAVLEAALRLVDQEGLKALSMRRLGAELGVEAMTLYHHVPNKTALLDGMIEQVVAEAVPPKFGAGTWREDLSAYAHALVAALGAHPHAVPLLLSRPAMTPRNLRTLEEAVEMLHGAGFPLPRTLDVLYSLTSFVVGHAAAQVGRVDGGGSLASLDPTAYPLLVAAAGEAGEDAAEARFDFALDALLSGFERELAGSSATE
- a CDS encoding ABC transporter ATP-binding protein; the protein is MIRVLLRVLGHRYARPMLRTLALMAATAVLEGLSYALLTPVLRALLGGEPDHAWPWLGAFGATVAAYAVLRYLSDLSGFRVGTALLRGVYHRLGDHLARLPLGWYGAARVGEVSVLAGQGVLRAMSVLAHLLAPVVSAAVTPLTIVVVILFLNWQLGVAALSAVPVVAAIQVLTGRSAAAEEVERAARDREATGRVIEYLRAQAVLRAGGRTAERFSLLDDALRQVQRASRRSTLTALPGALGLTLTVQAVFTAVLVLGAYLALGGGVGAAELLTVLVLAARCADPLLSLADLGGKLRGARGELDRLDAVLRTEPLPQAPVPVEPVGHGLEFASVAFRHEGRTVFDGLSLSVPEGQRLAVVGPSGAGKSTLLQLLARFYDVDAGVVRIGGADVRAIRTEALMAQFAIVFQDVYLFDGTIEDNVRLGRPGATEAEVRAAASAARLDEVIERLPHGWSTTVGEGGARLSGGERQRVSIARALLKDAPIVLLDEITSALDPVNEAAVHAGIERLTAGRTVVMVAHRLRTVQHADRIVFLDAGSIVEEGSHGELLRRGGRYADFWKLTLASPATTLG
- a CDS encoding ABC transporter ATP-binding protein — protein: MAGLLRPYAGGFAAVIVLQVVGAVAGLAPLLAVVELGRLLLEPGPVDQGHLRLVVVAGAAGLLVKLLLTAAAAGIGHLLDGRVQLALRRQLAARLGRVPIGWLARRHGGELAKLVGEDVGAVHPFIAHTPGELASAFVVPLVSLAYLFTIDWRLTLITLIPVVAAVALVPLMMTPARLREQADFDTAMARIARSVVEFVQGIAVVKAFGGGERAHREFRAAADDFVAVFGRWVRGISPTAAGMQLVLSPPFVVLTVLIGGAALIAGGGMAPADLLPFLLLGLGLTAPVAALGHGFDELQAARRAVGRIRDVLAVPPLPEPADPIAPRGHRVELRHVRFAYLPGHDVLRGIDLVLEPGTVTALVGPSGSGKSTLVQLLPRFVDPTSGSVRLGGVDLRELGSRELYRQVSFVFQDVHLLRASVADNIALAVPDAGQDEVVRAARLANVHDRILELPRGYETVIGEDARLSGGEAQRIALARALLADTPVLVLDEATSFADPLTERAIRRALDTLREDRTVLVVAHRLETVAAADAVAVLQDGVVVEHGTPGELLDVEGKFSALWRSGHAAGPPGGGERP